A single window of Methylacidimicrobium sp. AP8 DNA harbors:
- a CDS encoding ParB/RepB/Spo0J family partition protein encodes MKTDSEIKSIPLDQIVASPHNPRKSFPEEGLAELAESIKRHGLLHPILVTPRGEQRYQIVAGERRWRACQRLGRATIECFVRHLDEKTAISIAVMENIQRSGLNPIEEAAGLQAMIDVGKMTPREVASIIGKGRDYVARMLLLNRLPEAAKEAIRTGRMGRRAGWYIARIPLASLRSLVTSEALSKRLSTAEVGKLVLENYLLDLRKAEFPLHAADLLPEVPSCLNCPSRTGNAKDLYSDISDPMICTDPDCFARKREADWMRRCQRAWAEGNAVVPDSEAVDEFLLGTAQLSEESRYIDLEVKCPWDPSGRRWSALLAEELQCREPHSRLRLFLARSPVGTIHQLLRKEEALSALKRRGYAFARKAHAALTEEDLRKQNERQRAEFIRLSCRSLVSQASQKAALESHVGLDDLFLGCILRLVPRLVVAGVFERQQLKLGTHEETVALVRALEPAKRRALLVDLLFSAELEAERLQNVPDLLRELCSRLAIDIDGVCREVEAVLDQDAQKPPLRRRGRPPKRAAAGLNG; translated from the coding sequence ATGAAGACCGACTCCGAGATCAAGTCGATACCCTTGGACCAAATTGTCGCTTCGCCGCATAACCCAAGAAAAAGCTTTCCGGAAGAAGGGTTGGCGGAGTTGGCGGAATCGATCAAGCGCCATGGGCTGCTCCATCCGATCCTGGTTACCCCCCGGGGCGAGCAGCGCTATCAAATCGTCGCCGGAGAGCGGCGCTGGCGCGCATGTCAGCGGCTCGGGCGCGCCACGATCGAATGTTTCGTCCGGCATCTGGACGAGAAGACCGCGATCAGCATCGCCGTTATGGAGAACATCCAGCGCTCGGGTCTCAATCCGATCGAGGAGGCCGCGGGCCTGCAGGCGATGATCGACGTGGGCAAGATGACTCCGCGGGAGGTGGCCTCCATCATCGGCAAAGGACGGGACTATGTCGCCCGCATGCTGCTGCTCAATCGCCTTCCGGAAGCCGCCAAGGAGGCGATCCGCACGGGGCGGATGGGCCGGAGGGCCGGCTGGTACATCGCACGCATCCCGCTGGCCTCTCTTCGGTCGCTCGTCACCTCGGAGGCGTTGAGCAAGCGGCTCTCCACGGCGGAAGTCGGCAAGCTCGTGCTCGAGAACTACCTCCTGGATCTCCGGAAGGCGGAATTCCCGCTCCACGCGGCGGATCTGCTCCCGGAGGTGCCCTCCTGCTTGAATTGCCCTTCCCGCACGGGGAATGCCAAGGACCTCTATTCGGACATTTCCGATCCCATGATCTGCACAGACCCCGACTGCTTTGCGCGCAAGCGGGAGGCGGACTGGATGCGCCGCTGCCAACGGGCCTGGGCGGAGGGAAACGCGGTGGTGCCCGATTCGGAGGCGGTCGACGAGTTCCTCTTGGGGACGGCGCAGCTCAGCGAAGAGTCCCGCTACATCGACCTGGAGGTCAAGTGTCCCTGGGATCCGTCGGGACGCCGCTGGAGCGCTCTTCTGGCAGAGGAGCTCCAGTGTCGCGAACCGCATTCGCGTTTGCGTCTCTTTCTTGCGAGGAGCCCGGTCGGAACAATTCATCAGCTTTTGCGGAAGGAGGAAGCCCTCTCGGCGCTCAAGCGGCGCGGCTACGCCTTTGCCCGGAAGGCGCATGCCGCCCTCACCGAAGAAGACCTACGAAAGCAAAACGAGAGGCAGCGGGCGGAGTTCATCCGGCTAAGCTGCCGCTCTCTGGTGTCGCAAGCGAGCCAAAAGGCCGCCTTGGAAAGCCACGTCGGACTGGATGATCTCTTTCTGGGCTGCATTCTCCGGCTCGTGCCGCGTCTGGTCGTCGCCGGTGTCTTCGAACGGCAGCAGCTCAAGCTCGGGACTCATGAGGAGACCGTGGCGCTGGTGCGCGCGCTCGAACCTGCCAAGCGGCGTGCGCTCCTGGTGGATCTGCTCTTCAGCGCCGAGCTTGAGGCGGAGCGCCTACAGAATGTTCCCGATCTCCTCCGGGAACTCTGCTCCCGACTGGCGATCGACATCGACGGCGTCTGCCGAGAAGTTGAGGCCGTCCTTGACCAGGATGCGCAAAAGCCGCCGCTTCGGCGGCGCGGCCGTCCTCCGAAGCGGGCGGCCGCGGGGCTGAACGGCTAA
- a CDS encoding sigma-70 family RNA polymerase sigma factor: MVAGKRRSVPAWIVRARERTKEYESQLAEQQPRVLAAQAGDPDALRWLCAHTEPARKEAARFYLPARTDLWPDAENVGWIGVVDALGRWNAGAGVRFLDYAVHHIGNRVREFAQAYRSPVRRPAWVYRAYRKMERLIDQGLDWEEIGRQWGYSESTLASIVGVYRGDASLHAQVGRPGEEDDRTCLDLLPAPEGSGQEEEGGEEDRLLTLKLLLSGLDRQAQRVVRLSFGLDEEESKPLTPREVARRLRLPAKTVERILTTALETMRIGLLRHERCYALHPLPVGVAAHQLHQPLPLDEECPEDFE; the protein is encoded by the coding sequence ATGGTGGCTGGGAAAAGGAGGAGCGTTCCCGCATGGATCGTGCGCGCCCGGGAGCGCACGAAGGAATACGAAAGTCAATTAGCCGAACAGCAGCCGCGCGTGTTGGCGGCGCAGGCAGGGGATCCGGATGCGTTACGATGGCTCTGCGCACACACCGAACCCGCGCGGAAGGAGGCGGCTCGGTTCTACCTTCCGGCCCGTACGGACCTCTGGCCGGATGCGGAAAACGTGGGCTGGATCGGGGTGGTGGATGCTCTCGGCCGGTGGAACGCCGGCGCGGGCGTCCGTTTTCTCGACTATGCCGTCCACCACATCGGGAATCGAGTCCGGGAATTCGCGCAAGCCTACCGGAGTCCTGTCCGCCGGCCCGCTTGGGTCTACCGTGCCTATCGAAAAATGGAGCGCCTGATCGACCAGGGGCTCGACTGGGAGGAGATCGGCCGGCAGTGGGGCTATTCGGAATCGACCCTCGCTTCGATCGTAGGGGTCTACCGTGGAGACGCGAGCCTTCACGCCCAGGTCGGCCGCCCAGGGGAGGAAGATGATCGAACCTGCCTCGACCTTCTGCCCGCCCCCGAAGGGTCGGGCCAGGAGGAAGAAGGGGGAGAAGAAGATCGGCTTCTCACCTTAAAGCTGCTTCTCTCGGGACTCGACCGGCAGGCCCAGCGCGTCGTTCGCCTTTCCTTCGGGCTTGACGAAGAGGAGAGCAAGCCGCTGACCCCGCGGGAGGTCGCAAGGAGGCTCCGCCTCCCGGCAAAGACGGTCGAGCGGATCTTGACGACGGCGCTCGAAACGATGCGTATCGGGCTCTTGCGCCACGAGCGCTGCTATGCGCTCCACCCCCTTCCCGTCGGGGTGGCTGCCCACCAACTCCACCAGCCGCTCCCTCTCGACGAGGAGTGCCCGGAGGATTTCGAATGA